Below is a window of Sulfitobacter sp. BSw21498 DNA.
GATCGTTGCCTTCGATAAAGACATGCTGCGTTTCCTCTACCCCGTTATCAAGACTGAAGTACGGATCATCGAATTTCGAGGACACCGGAACGCCGCTGTCTTTCCATTCAATCTCAGCTGTCTGGTTCTCCATGGGATGGCCTTGTGCTATGGGCTTTGCCGAACACTGCGCAAAAAGGGCAAGGATTGGCAATGGCCGAAATCACGATACGCGGCGCGGGGATATTCGGCCTGTCGGTGGCATGGGCCTGCGTGCAACGCGGGGCTACGGTGCAGATCGTTGACCCGAACGGGCCAGCTGCAGGCAGCAGCGGCGGCATCGTCGGCGCGCTGGCCCCGCATGTGCCCGAGAACTGGAACGCCAAGAAAGCCTTTCAACGCGACAGTTTGCTAATGGCTGAAGGCTTCTGGCAAGAGGTTGAACAAGCGGGCGGTGGCATCGCGGGTTATGCCCGCAAGGGGCGACTACAACCCGTCGCGGATGACGCAGCACTGGCATTGGCGCAGCAGCGGACCGAAACGGCCAAGGCGCTGTGGCAAGGTCAGGCCACATGGTCCGTGATCCGCGCGACTGATACAGAATGGCAGCCCGACAGCCCGACCGGCTGGTTGATCTACGACACGCTCAGCGGCCTGATCCACCCCCGCCGCGCCTGTGACGCGCTGGTGCGGGCACTGGCGGCCAAGGGCGTGACTGTACAGGCCGAGAGTGCGGATCGCGGACAGGTGCTGTGGGCAACAGGCGTCGCCGGGCTAGAGCAGATGACCGCCAATCACACGCGCCTTGTGGGCGCTGGTGTCAAAGGTCAGGCAGCGCTGTTGCGGTATGACGCAGGCGGCCTGCCGCAGCTTTTTGCAGGGGGCGTGCATATGATCCCGCATAGCGACGGCACTGTCGCCATTGGGTCGACCACCGAGCGGAACTATACCACGCCCGACCAGACCGATGCACAGCTTGATGATGTGATTGCGGCGGCGCGTGCTGCGGTGCCCGTCTTACGCGATGCGCCGGTCATCACCCGCTGGGCCGGTGTGCGCCCGCGCAGCCGTAGTCGTGCCCCGATGTTGGGCGGCTTGCCCGACAAACCCGGCCATTTCGTAGCCAATGGCGGGTTCAAGATCGGGTTCGGCATGGCCCCTAAGGTGGCTCACGTCATGGCTGATCTGATGCTGGAAGGGCGCGATATCATCCCTGACGGGTTTCGCGTCGAAGACAATCTTTGACCCTGACGCCCCGTCCCACCATTTTTCACCGCAGCTGAAACGCAAAAGGGCCCCGGCATATGCCGAGGCCCTTTCAGATGAGTGACGCCAAAGCTTAGCCAGCGTTTGGCAGGATCACGATCTCAACGCGGCGGTTTTGTGATTTGCCGGCTGCGTTCAAGTTGCTTGCAACCGGCTGGCTTTCACCGCGGCCCACAGACCGGATACGGCTGCCTGGGACGCCATTGGACACCAGCACGTTTGCGACGGCGCGCGCACGGCCTTCGGACAGTTGCTGGTTATAGGACGCTTGGCCATCGCTGTCGGTGTGACCGATGACTTGCAGCGTGGAATTGCTGTACACGTTCACGTTGCGTGCCAAGGCGGCCAAGTCGTTCTGCATGCCGGACTGAACCTGCGTGCTGTCTGTCGCGAACAGAATGTCCTGTGGCAGGGTCACAATCAGGCGGTCACCAGTGTTGGTGATGATGACGTCGGAATCCAGCTGACGGCGCAGGTCGGCCTCTTGCTTGTCCAGCGAATAGCCATAGCCAGCGCCCAATGCACCGCCTGCAACCGCACCGGCCAACGCGCCTTGTGCGCGGTTGCCGTCACCTTTGGACAGCGCGCCGATCACGGCACCGGTACCTGCACCGATCAGCGCACCGTTACGTGTGTTGGCGTTCGGGTCGTTGGGGTTGCCGCCAATCGGACCGGGTTCACAAGCAGCCAGCGCCAGAACGCTTGTCAGAGCTACAGCAATAGAGGTTTTCGAAAATGTCATATCTTATTCTGCCTTTAAGTTGTGGCCCCGTTCGGGCGAGGCAATCTTCACATAACGCCTTACACCAGCCTTTGTTCCCGTTGAACCGGCAGGATTATGTGCATAGGCAGCAACCCGCCGACGGCCTGTCAGGCATCAGCGCGGGCAGATTCAAACGCCAGCATGACACGCTTGACCGGCAATCCCCAGTGATAGCCTCCCAAGCCGCCGGATTTGCGCAAGGCGCGGTGGCAGGGGATCAGCCAGCTGATCGGGTTGCGCCCCACCGCTGTGCCCACGGCCCGCACCGCTTTGGGCGTGCCAATTGTTTGGGCGATCTCGGAATAAGTGGTGACATGGCCCGACGGGATCGCCAGCAGCGCCTCCCACACTTTGATCTGGAACGGCGCGCCGATCAGATACATCGGAGCCTTCTCTGCCCCGCCCCCCTGCACGCCGAATGCAATCTGCACCCAGTCCTGCAGCAGTGCCGGATCTTCGCAAAAACGCGCCCCCGGCCAGCGGCGGCACAAATCCTCCATCGCGGCGTCGGTGCCCATTTCTGCCGAAAAGGCGAGCCCGCATATTCCCCGTGGCGTGCCCATGACCAGCGCAGGGCCAAAGGGGCTGTCGAACCACCCCCACGATATCACAAGCCCCTCACCCTTACGGGCAAAATCACCGGGGCTCATCGCCTCCCATCGCAGAAACATATCGTGCAAACGACCCGAACCGGACAGCCCCAGCTCATGCGCCGTGTCCAGCGTGGTAAAGCGATCGCGCAGCAGTGATTTGGCGTGATCCAGCATCAGGTATTGCTGATAGCGTTTGGGCGACACGCCCACCCACTGCGAGAAAAGCCGCTGAAAATGGGCCGGGCTCATCCCCATTTCGCCAGCAATCTGGTCCAACGCCAGCGGATCGGCGGCGGCGTCTATCAGATCAATCGCCCGCCGCATTACGCCGTAATGGTAGGCGCTGTCGCCTGCGGTGGCGGCTTCATCGGGGGCGGGTGTCTGGGGCTGGGGTTGCGTATGTGTCATGCTCGCAGACTACGGCAGGGCCCGCGCGCGCGCGACCCGAAACATGCGCCTAATGGCCGGCACCATCTACCGCAGCGACCGCGCGAAAATCGCCCTGCGCGGCTTGCCCTAGGGGGCGAAACCACGCATACCTTGGCGCATGGCCAAAACCCTTGATTATCACACGATCCGCGAGATTTTTACCCGCTTTCAGGATGCCGAGGCGGAGCCAAAAGGCGAGCTGGATCACACCAACGTCTATACATTGCTGGTCGCTGTCGCGCTGAGCGCGCAGGCGACGGATGCGGGGGTGAACAAGGCCACGAAATCCCTGTTCGAGATCGTCGAGCATCCACAGCAGATGCTGGACCTCGGGCTGGACGGGTTGACCGAACATATCAAATCTATCGGCCTGTTCCGCCAAAAAGCCAAAAACGTCATGAAGCTCAGCCAGCTTCTGG
It encodes the following:
- a CDS encoding NAD(P)/FAD-dependent oxidoreductase, which gives rise to MAEITIRGAGIFGLSVAWACVQRGATVQIVDPNGPAAGSSGGIVGALAPHVPENWNAKKAFQRDSLLMAEGFWQEVEQAGGGIAGYARKGRLQPVADDAALALAQQRTETAKALWQGQATWSVIRATDTEWQPDSPTGWLIYDTLSGLIHPRRACDALVRALAAKGVTVQAESADRGQVLWATGVAGLEQMTANHTRLVGAGVKGQAALLRYDAGGLPQLFAGGVHMIPHSDGTVAIGSTTERNYTTPDQTDAQLDDVIAAARAAVPVLRDAPVITRWAGVRPRSRSRAPMLGGLPDKPGHFVANGGFKIGFGMAPKVAHVMADLMLEGRDIIPDGFRVEDNL
- a CDS encoding OmpA family protein, encoding MTFSKTSIAVALTSVLALAACEPGPIGGNPNDPNANTRNGALIGAGTGAVIGALSKGDGNRAQGALAGAVAGGALGAGYGYSLDKQEADLRRQLDSDVIITNTGDRLIVTLPQDILFATDSTQVQSGMQNDLAALARNVNVYSNSTLQVIGHTDSDGQASYNQQLSEGRARAVANVLVSNGVPGSRIRSVGRGESQPVASNLNAAGKSQNRRVEIVILPNAG
- a CDS encoding methylated-DNA--[protein]-cysteine S-methyltransferase — translated: MTHTQPQPQTPAPDEAATAGDSAYHYGVMRRAIDLIDAAADPLALDQIAGEMGMSPAHFQRLFSQWVGVSPKRYQQYLMLDHAKSLLRDRFTTLDTAHELGLSGSGRLHDMFLRWEAMSPGDFARKGEGLVISWGWFDSPFGPALVMGTPRGICGLAFSAEMGTDAAMEDLCRRWPGARFCEDPALLQDWVQIAFGVQGGGAEKAPMYLIGAPFQIKVWEALLAIPSGHVTTYSEIAQTIGTPKAVRAVGTAVGRNPISWLIPCHRALRKSGGLGGYHWGLPVKRVMLAFESARADA